The Drosophila simulans strain w501 chromosome 3R, Prin_Dsim_3.1, whole genome shotgun sequence genome contains the following window.
CAAGAGCAGAAGCTCCGCGAGTTTTTCCCACTGCCCCGCGTTCTGTCCGGAATGTTTGCGCTGAGCGAAAAGCTCTTCGGCATCCAAATAGTTGAGCAGCCCAATGCGGAGGTGTGGCATCCGGCAGTAAAGTTCTACGATGTGTTCGATGCTGATTCCAGCAATAGCTCCACTCCGGTGGGTGGCTTCTATGTGGACTGCTACTCCAAGGAGCACAAGTTCGGCAGAAACAATGGTTGGATGGTGGGCATACGGAACAGCAATAAATCTGCCGGTCTGACGCCTCTCTGTGCACTGATATTCAACTTCTCGGAGCCACAAAGTCCGGATGCCAAGCCGCCGCTCCTTGGATACGATGATCTGCAGATGCTGTTCAAGACCTTTGGAAGCGGACTCCAGCATCTGCTCACCCAAGCGGGCTACAGCGATTTGGCGGGACTCTCGAACATCGAGTGGGATGCCTCGCAGGTGTCCGGTCATGTAATGAGCAACTTCCTCGACGATCCCACAGTGATTCGAAGCCTATCCGGACACTTTAGCAGCGGTGAGCCATTGGAGGCTAACCTCTCGCAAAAGATGAGACTGCTGAAGACTCAGTTGGCTGGCTATAATCTGTGCCAGGACCTCTACCTGGCGGATCTCGACGTGGAGCTGCACCGCTCGAACGCCTTCTGGCTGGAGGTGGTTCGCAAGCTGTGGCCGGTTTATCAATGCATGCCGCTGGACAAGAAGGACGCTCATCCGTGCTCCCTGACCGACATTTTTGCCGGAGATTGGGCGGCCGCCCAGTTCAGTCACTTGTATTCCCGCCTGATAGCCGCCGACATTTCAAACAGCTTTGCTGAGCAGAGAAGCGAAGAGAACTACGCAGTCGTTGGCCGGCGCTACAAGCAGACCTTCCTCAGCTCCGGCGGATCTGTGCCCACGGCGGAAGTGTTCCGTCGCTTCCAGGGTCGCGACCCGTCGGGCGAGGCACTCCTGAAGTCGCTGGACATATTCGAACCCTCCCAGACCACAGATAACAACTGAGGGTCGTGCTCTGTTCCGCTAAAACGTTATCTATTGTGTGTAGTCAACTAATGCTGATCGATGGCAGCCTTTGGAGGCCGGACCTATTCGAGTGGGGAAAGTAAGCATTGgagtatttgaaaatattttaaaataggtttGAAATGTAttctgttaaatatttgtttattggcCAAGATCCACTTGTACTTATTTAAAAGAAAGTATAGCCGTAATTCAATGACCCCCAGCCaggaaactgaaaaccaaaaacgattGATAAAGGCTTTATCAATTTTGGAAGTgtaactattaaaaaaaaaattctgtACTTTACGCCTCCACGATTTATTAGTCGGCAGTTGGATCTACACCCTAATTGGCAGCCGGATTATGTGATAGCGATCGCGTGAGTCAGGCGGGATCTTATCGCAGGTGTGCAGGTGGTGTCGCCAGGCGACATCGTTAGTTACCCCAgttgaacacacacacacacgttgttgctttatttaaataatactttaataataaattgcataaatttataacatttaacataTTCTCTCGCTTCTTGCTCGGTTCGGttcgatatatttatatacacaaCAAAGGCGAAGTATGCATTCAGTGGAAAGGAAAAGACATCTAGGGGTTTGGATAGAAACCGAGGATTAAGAGCTATCATCTGTCTTGGCCCTATGTTGGAAAGCCACTAGAAATGGGTAACCGGTAGTCAGGAAGAAATACATTTCGACGCAGGGGTAAGGATTGAACTTGGTTAGTTTACAggaattaatttatatatatatatatatatatgcactaGATCAAAGTGTGGTACTACAATATGCGTATGTGCTGCTCCGAAATCAGTCGGAGCGTGTCCCGCTGTGTTGTGTTAGTTGTGTGTGGAGGCTGGATATCTGAAAACTTTAGAATATTCGCTAAGGCTGCTATGTGTGGTAgtggctgcagttgctcccTTGGCCGCTCCGCTGGCTACTGCTGTCTAGTATATGTCCGGACAGCCCTCGAAGTTCTGAGCCGCCTTGGCCTCCCAGTACGTGTTCTTGAAAACGTGCACATATTCCTCGCTTCCTTCCTCCTTTTCGCGCTTGAACCACATGGGCTCATAGGCTGGATATGGCCTACCCTCTGCGGCggcctcctccgcctccgcctcccgCCGGCGGCGTTCTGTGCGCTGCTTCTCCTCCAGGCGCAATTTCTCCTTATTCGACTCGTCCCAGTCGCCCTGCTCCATCAGCCTTTGGTCGGGACGAAGGCGTGAGTCCGTCGGCGCCAcgccctcctcctcttcgttgAGCTGGCAGGCTAGTGTGGTAAAGTTATAAAACTTGTCCGAATccggaggagcaggacgaCGGCGCCAGGCCAGCTTAAACTCGCCCGTGGTGTAGGTTGGACTGCTGACCGATCCCGATGTCTTGAGCACCGGGGCAATCTCGATCTTCATGTCCCACGTACCGCGCACTACCCACTTGACCTCGTTGTCTTTGTTCATTACCACGCCTTTGACGCTTCGCTGCACATCGCGACTAAAGTACGAGTAGGGGATAAAGTTCAGGATGCATTTGTGCCCCTCTGCCGCCTGCGATCCCCGGATTTCCATTTCGCCATGCTGGTCCACCCACAGTTTGCCCACAATGATGTTGTTCACCGTTGTGGTCACCTTGCGCCAGGAATAGCGCCTGCCGCTGTTCGGGAATTGCACATAGACGCCGCCCAAGGGATTGACCTGTGGCGAAATTAATGCATTATTAGGTTATCACATTGTAATAGAAGTAACCCCGATCCCAGGAGTCACTTGTTTCGTTTATAAAGTCCTATACACCGATACTCACTTGAACGTACTTGCCGCGGAACTTGCTGGTCATGGAGAACTCCTGCCAGCACGTCCAGTTCTTACTTTCGCAGTGCAGCGCCGCCACCGGTGGATGGTGGGACACCTGCTCGGCCAGGCACCGCCAACCGTAGTCATCCATCCGGTCACACTCGTAGGTCTCGCCCAGCAGCGGATTGAATGGCTTGCCTGTGCGGTTTGTGGTCGTGGCGTAGGCGGACACGGTAAAGGCGGCTATGTAGGCCAGCTGCTCGCACTCGTCCTGGCAGGTGGCCGCGTAGTCAAGTATCTCCGTGTACTCGTAGTCCTCCACCAGGCGCTGCAGCATGGACAGCGGCTCGTTAAAGTTGATGGGCATGGGAATTTTGGACAGATCCTTGCCAATGCAATTCTTCATGATGCCCCACAGGCTGATGGGGTGGTTCGGTTTATCTGGCACACGGTCGCGTCGCTTCTTGATCAAATCCGGATTCCAGTTGCGTCCGTAGATGGAGTCGGCGCTCTCCTTGGCCGGCAACGCCTTATCcacgtcgtcatcgtcatcgcccTGACCGCCCGATGCCACCCGCGGCGCACTCACCAGGCACACCTGCTGCACCGTTTGCACGGTGCGCTTCTGCTCGTCACTCTCCGAGGAACTGCCCTCCAAATGGCCCTCCACCTGGTCTTCGCTACTACTGCGGCGTTTGTTCATCTTTAAGATAAAGGTACCCCGCTCGCAATCCGGAGACTCAGGGGAGCGACCGCTTCCTGAATAGCCGTGCTCCTCGGCATCGAAAAACTCCATCTCCTCATCTGAGGTCACCAAGGAGCCGGCGGTGCCGGCGCCCGAGCTGGATGACACCGGCTTGTTTTGGCGCACCAGTACGGCGGCCTGCTCCATCTGCGATTGCTGCTTTGCCATCTGCTCGATGATCTCCTCCAGCCGCTGGCGTTGCTCGCGCTCGTGGTGTAGCATCTTGGACCACTTATGGCCTTGGGCCTCTGCCGTGTGCAGGTAGTCGTTGCCGGCGTTGATCATCGCATTGGAGGTTATCCGGAAGAGGGTGGCCCTCTCGTTGACGATCTTCGTGCGGCTGCCCAGCGACTCCTCCTCGTTCGTCTCCAGATCGTTGAGAGCGCGCTGCAAGGCAGCTCCGTGCTTGGTGATCAGGTCGTAGCAGGTGCGCATGCTCTCCAGCCGATCGGTGAGATCCCGAACCACCGAGCTGATCTCCTGGCTGGGCACCACATGCGCCGTTTccgtctcctcctcctcctcgcatTCGATGGCCCGGATTGCCTTAGCCTTTGCCAGCTCCAGGGCGGTGACCCACGATTGGCGCTCCACCTCGGTGCCGGCCTTGATGTGGAACGTTTGGGTGCCGCCGTTCGAGATTACGAACGTGCACGAATCGACAGTGTGGATGAGGGCTCCGTGAAGCGATATGGTGCCCCGGCACGTGTGGTTAATCTCCGACTGGTTGCGGTAGTAGCTCAGCACGCCCTTGGATAGCACGAACCACCGCCGCTGGTAGCCCTTGATGTAATTGGTCCACTTTAATAGCCAGCCCTTCATCTCCGGTAGGCCCTTCTCGGCCAGCGCATTGCCAGCGGCATCCGTCATGATGGCAACCGGTTCCGGTATCCGTATGCGATCCTCCGGCCGGATGAAGCACTTGCTTCGAGACTGCGAATAGCGCCACGTACGATGACTGGCGATTGGTCGGATTGGTTCCGTTCCGCAACTCCGACTTGAAATTCGAATGCTATTGGTTATTGGACGGCGACTGCTGATTGCTGGCCAGTGGCTAGCATCGCACAGTGTGCACTTGGCCTCCGGATCACCAGCGAGATTCCGATTACGTTACGGTCGCGAGTCCGCCGCGAGTTCACTGCGAATTTCGTGTCGTTTTGCTTCTAATTTTCCtgcagaaaataaagaaactgTAGTGGAAGTTCAGTGCgcgtctgtgtgcgtgtgtgttccgtgtgtgtgtgctggcgcATCTGCAGGTGTGTGCGTGCCAGTGTTACCAGGTGGATGGTAGCCTCTCCTCGTACGCATATCGATGGGCGATAGGCAACGGACCATATGCATCTCCTGCTATCGATAATGTGCAATCtgaaaatatcttttttaAACACTGTACCGTTAGAAAGCCAAAACAATATTCAGaaatatgattattattttcaaatcgatTAGGATTctgttattaaaaaaaaaaacttttagaACCCATacccaaaatattttatatctcAGGTCACTATTAAATTATGTGTGTACCCAAAGGTGACTCATGGCCAACAGTAAAACAGATTGCGCTCGAAATTGgattacacatttttatttataaatatgtggtctgataaatggcaaaaaatacaAGTGTTCAAGGTGGGAACTTTTGGGCCGCGGCCTCGGCAGTCGGTGCTCCATGTGCCGGATCACTTCTTGTACTCCGCCCAAGAGTAGCGGAAGGAGCGGATCATGTGGATAAGGCTGCAAATACAAATCTGGTAAAAACGGAGGGCAGTGTTTGTTGGGCAACACAGAGAGTTGTAGTGTGGATGGCACATGGACGTCACAGGGACACTCACAAGACAAGACGATGACGTATATACAATAAATCGTTTATTCGTAGGCAGTTCTTgcataatataaaataaatatgtatacagTTACAAGTAATTTAAAAGTACAAATACAGTTTCATTTCCATaggttgttttgtttgccctcTCTTGTCATCTTAATAGTTCCATTCACACATTGCAGACACAAGATCTTTAGAAGCTTTCATGGACGCCTTACACAACAAGACAACAAACACAAGGCATGATGGAGGGGATGGATGGGGTGGTGGTGTTCGATTGTTggacaaaaaacacaaaatggtCGAAAGCGGGCAAGtatataaataagtaaagCAGGCGATAGGATGAGGACGATCCTTAGTGGCTACAGGGTATGgattgcaagttgcaagtggTATGTGAATGTTGCAGGTTGCAGTTAGCATGTTGTTAAGCAGAGCATGGCCTTTACATGGTGTTGTAGGCGGCGGTGTTGAAGCCAGTTTTCGGAGCACTTAGCCTGCTCAGCGGATGCGTCTTCCCGTGCTGCGCCAACCGCCGGatctgcacctgctgctgctccggttgcagttgttgttgctgctgctgctggtgctgaaCGTTGCTGCTGTGACTGATGCGGACGGGCGCGGGTGGCGGTCGACTGTCGCTATAGTCATGCGTGGATCTGTTGGACAGCGAGCGGTCGTAGTAGGAGAGCGGGCGTTGCTTGAAGCTAGTAGTGGTAGTGGTGCTGCAGGCGTGGCTGATGTTGCTGGCGGTTCCGGCGGGTGGCAGTGGGGCACAGGCGactgtgggcgtggcggccGCCTGGCTACTGCAGGAAGTAGTGGTTTGATATTTATGCACTAGACCTTTTACATTACGATCACAATTTTCGCTTACGCTGGAATCGGACGAGttggaggcggaggagttggagttggaggcGGCGGACACGTGGTTGGCATGCTGCGCCACCGGCGACGATGGCAGTGATTGGTGGCTGGTCGTCTTCTTGCCGGGATTCGCTGAGCTGGCTCCGGCCACCACCGATACCGACGCTGCGATTGTTGAACTACTGCCCGATCCCGCTGCCgtgccaccgcctcctcctcctcctgtgCCCACCACTCCCGCTTTGGCTTCGAAATTTTGCTTGAGTATTTGCACATTGCCCGAGATGCGCTGATCGTCGGCCAGCGTTTGTCCCTGGGCGCGCAGCACTACCGTCGCTTCTTGGTCGCCTGGCGTGGTGTTCTTGTTCTCGATGTCGCTGGTGTGCATCAGCTCCTCACTATTGCAGCGTAGCGGTTGGCGCTGCCGCGGACTGTGCGCCGAGGAGGCGCTCCTATAGAGGCTTGGGCACCGCCTCTGCCCAGCATCCACAGTCTCGAGTAGCAGCTCCTGGCTTTCTTCCTGGCAGCGCTTTTTCAGCGAGGTGCTCTCTTCCAGCTTCTGCTTGGTGCGCTTTACGGTGCCCTCGCCAACTCCAACTATCGGTTCCACAGCAACGGCGACTCCTTCGATTACATTGCAATTGGAACTGCGCTTGAGGTCTTGGATAACGCCCTCGAAGATGGCCGTAGTGTTGCGATTGGAGTCATAGTAGGAGCCGGAACTGGTCCTCTGTGGCAGACAGCATCGGTTGTCTCCTGATCCCCAACTTGCGTGCCGCGAAGGCAGCTCCCGCTGACGTGTGCCTCGGGGACGCAGAATGGCGTTTgactgctgcttctgttgctgtGGCGTGGGGTCTAGCACGATGCCGCCACTTGGACCGAAGGACTCTGTCCAGGAGTGCGTCTTTCGACGCTGACGCTTCTCCCCTTCATCCTTGGCAAAAACACTGTCCACCTGCGAGGAGAATACATCCGAACAGCTAGAATCCCGCCGCGAGTCAATGTTTCCACTACTGCTGCCACTGCTACTTTTTCCCAGATGAGAGGTCTGTGTAATCAGTTTTGTCAGCGAGGTCCAGACAGGTTGTTGTGGCAGCTGGTCCGCCCGGTGCGCCTCGAGATCGTGAATCCGTGTGCGCACTGACAGAGGCGTGTGTTTCTGGATGTGCAGCACCTGGTTCTGGGTGACGCTGTAGTTCTCGCCGTTGCTGCCTGGGAAGCGCATGTTTTTTGGCTCCTCGGCTACGCTACGTTCCGGCGTAAGGTTCTCCATAGACTGGCTTTGCTGCTTGGTAACCACAGCCGTCTGGGTTTTGGGTGATGTGCTGCTCGAGCGCCTAACCATGCGACGCTGCGACTTCTGGGCGATGGATCGCCGGTGTATGCGTGAGCCATCCTCCTCTTCGCCATCGGGTGTTACGCCCGCTTCACCAGTCGACTTCGACTTGGCCTGGTTTAGAGCCTGAATGAGGGGCGTTGGTTCGCTACCAGGCAACAGACGCGCGTCCTTTGTGCTCTTCAAGTTCGTCTCGCTCTTGCTGCGCTGCAGCTTCTCCTTGTTCTTCATGGCGTCCAACATCCCACTGTACGTCTCCAGCTGATTGAGGAAGTTCTTGTTGGGCTTTATACAGCTGCGCCTCTTCTTTACGTGCTCTAGCGCCTGCTGGAACTCCCACTGGTAAGCCTTCATGGCATACGCGATGACAACCGAGGCGGATCGGCTGACGCCCATCTTGCAGTGCACCAGCACCTTGGATCCCTCGGCCTTCGCCCGCGTGATGTAGCGGAACGTATCGTCCCAGTACTTGAGCAGGTTCGTCTTTTCATCGTCGTACACGCGAACGTTGAAATACTCGAAGGTGCCCGGAAAGAAGTTATCGATCTCCCGCGTCACGTTCAGGATGTGGCGAAcgctgaaaattaaaataaattgtcgTTGATTTTAAGCAAATTTCACAGGATATGTCCTTTTTCTTAAACATACCCGTTtttctgcagctcctccaggtTGCTGGCATTCCACTCTGATCCCAGATAGACGTGTTCGAAAATCTTGGTGGGGGCATCCATTTGGCCTAGAATAACGAGCATTTCGGCGTCGATAAACGACTTGTACTCGCCCAAATCCATGTCCAGGATCTCCTCGAGGCGTCCGCGTATATACTTGGAGGTGACCTCGTCCAGGTCCACTGACATCATGATGGCCTTCAGCTTCATCTTAATGACACTTTCGGTTTCCTCCTTTTCGGGGGGTCTGTCAATCGCATTCAAGGGAAAGAGGTATTAAAATCGTAAATAACTAGTTGTACCGATCCCTTACTTGTTTCGTATGGCATCAGGCGAAGGTGGTCGGCGGCTCTCGATCGCGTCCATGGCATTCCACTCGTTCAGACAAGACTGGTCCGACTCGATGCGCCTCTCGTAGCTGGATAGCCAGTCGTGGGAGGGTCCACTGGCATAGAAGTTGTTCTCACGAGCCTTTTTCGACACTTTGTGCAGCGTCTGCAGCGCGGACCTGGAAAAAAACAAGGGTTTCAATCGTGACTGAAGAGGATCTAAATCCGGAGAAGGCACATACCACATGGCCTGCACTGAGACCGGCTTAAATATATGCGTCTTTTCGTACACTTTGACGCTGAATCCGCTGAAAGTAAGATAAGATAAACCATTGAAATTAAGGAAATGCACATCATACGTTAATCAGAACAAAATACACTCTGCTATGCTAGTATTAAAATAGCTTAAGACAAATTGGAAACAAATGTGCGACATAAATGCCACCTCTCAACTAGGAAATTGGTCAAGGCGACACCGATTTGTGTATAGATTAGGGGCGGCtaatttttagtttagttCTATAAATAATTCCCAAGGTTAATTGCGACAATTAGGCATTTATGAGTGCATGACTCATACGAAATGAATGCCCAGTCTTACCCATCGCCATCCAGATGGATTGTGGTGTCCGCCAGGATGGGCACCACCAGGCCAATGGTGGTCCGCTCGTTGCAGTCTATGCCCAGCAGGCAGGACTCCTCCATGCCCGAGGTATTCTTGTTGTCGCCGGCCGCCGTTGCGTTTTCCTTGTCCGCTGATTTATCACATTTGCTGCTGGCCTCTGTGGCGGTCTGTTCGACGGACAGCTGACGCTGCGTGGGGACCGCCGGGGAGGTGGACGACTTTGTTCCCGCGGATCCACCAACTTTTACCGAGTGGTGACGCATGATCCGGTGGCGCCGACGGTCGCTTGTGCCGCTCCGACAACAACTACGCGATGCAATCACCAGATAGCGCGTGCGGTTGGACCGCTGTGACTCCAACTTGACAGCCTTTTGATAGGAATAGAAAGATATGTTTAAAAGATAGGCAAAGCCCTTTTACATCGGATACGCACCATCTTTAGCGTGTCCTCGCGCTGCAGCAGGTAAAACATTGATTGCAGGTGGAGTTGGATGTCCGAGTTGTTGCTTTGCGTGCTGTTACTGGAGCGGGTGGAGTCGGTGCTCAGGCGGCGCTCGCTTTGCGTCAAGGGCGGGATATCCTTAAGAGCCAGGACCAGGGCGGTTCCCTTGCCGGCAAAGAAGCACTCGCTGCGATCGTTTCCTTTGCTATTGCCCTCGTCGTCCTCGGCCTCGCCATCCTGATGTTATACAAAAAGGAAAGTTGTTTACTAGGTGCTTAAGAATACCTAATCTTGCTGCACCTCACCCTTGGGGTAAGGCTAAATATAAGGATGTCGTCTGGCCAAGAACAAACTTGCATgctcaattattttgcaaaggGGTAAGATAAACTCTTGATTAGTCTACACTTGAAGGGCGGCAATGAAGCAAAGCTGTATCTGCAGTTCCAAGAAATCTGAATATTAAACTGAATACCGTCTGATTTTGAGAAAAGGGGCACGCGTTCGAAAGAGATTGCGGTTCAGTgaagtattttttaaaatattttcttatttcctaaaaataataaaatgttgttaatttaCATGGGTTCAAAAATACCGATTTGACATGTTTAGCATATCTGAATTAAAACGttgtataaaattaaattgatcaACGCGCGATATTAATTTTTCCCTCTGTGCAGGCGGACGTCAAGGTCTCGCGAACTATTTTTGGGCGGTGGGGCggcgaagaaaacaaaaacaagcggTAAGCGGAAAGCGACAAAAACGACAaataaggcaatgcaaaagtCTGTTGAAAAATATAGACGTCGCGACGTCTGCGGATTTGCTTGGGTTACACCAAAAGCAGCGCAGCGCAGCACagccgatgacgatgatgacgcTGCCTCATACCGCCCACACGCGAACGTTGAACGTCGAAATCCAAAAAGCGTAAGCAACAAGCTGGCGGATGATAAACATTGGGCATGAAAAGCACATCCGAGCACACAAAGGATCATGGCCAAAAGCGGAACACGCACTAAAGAGCCTGGCCGTAATTGGCTCTCCTGGCAGAGTGGGGGTGACCAAAACAAAGCACACACGCATACGCACACGCGAAAATCATCAAGTCTCCTCTCACCGAATTCGAGCAGGAGCCAGCCACACTGGGAGAGCGCTGCACCGTCACCAGcgccatttgttgttgccgtggTCGTagacgtcgtcgtcgtcgccgcagccgctcctccacctcctgctcctcctcccccGCCGACGCCTCTTGACCCTCGTGCTCCACCTGGCGCAGATGATGGCGATGCTGCAGCGGTGTCCTTTGCAATCCTCTCCTGCTTCGGCTCCTTCTGCTCCACCTCCTTTTccctgtgtgtgagtgtgcgcgagagtgtgtggtgtgtgtgcaagtgttGTGGGCTAGGGctacaaatgcattttcatgTCGCTGCCTGCTGGCCGTTGTTTTTGCAGTCGGCTCCGCGACCTCGTCCTGCGATCGTCTTGGTTTCCGCTTTCCGGACACTCTAGCCAGGCGATTCTCTCTAAGAAACAGCGTGTCCTTACGATAGACGGACACACACAACGCTGATAAATGGTAAATAGACTACACGAATTTTTCTTAAAAGAAAGACAGTGAGGACGCCATTTCTAATCGATAACACTAGTATCGTCAGGCAATCGTTCTGGCAGGGCTGGCTAACTATCGCTAGAAAAGGCAATGTTCGTGTGGTGCACCGAAAAAAGTACTTATCAATGAGAAAAGGAGTGACGTTTGTAAAATTCTTGATATCACAGTAAAACAGGctgacatttttaattaaattttgcctttttgatgattaaaaatcaaacaatgaAGATATCATTTATCGAATGCTATGTCAGAGGTAGTCAGAGGTGGTAGCCACAGCACAGCTGTTTAGTGTTGGAAAATAACAACAAGCCGAACAGATGATTGCGAAAATCAGCTGGCCCAAGAACAACATAACAAGCGAATGCTTCCGGCGGAttggatattttaaaagacgctcaaaatccaataaaatgtcGGCATTCATCGAGGAAACAAAGAGCCTGCTCCCACGGATCGCCTTCATAGCCTGCGGATGCTTCAGTCCACCCACTCCCATGCACCTTCGGATGTTCGGTGAGTTAAATTGGATTGTGAAATTCTGCGGTACATAATCGATAAAATTACGCGGCATGTTTTTGTCAACAGAGATAGCCAAGGACCACTTCGAAATGCAGGGGACCCACAGAGTGGTAGGTGGCATCATTTCGCCCACGCACGATTCATATGGCAAAAAGGGTCTGGCCTCCGCCTTGGACAGATGTGCTATGGTCAAGCTGGCCACCCAGAGCTCCAATTGGATTCGGCTGTCCGATTGGGAGGTGCACCAGAATCAGTGGATGCGCACGCAGGCGGTGCTGCAGCACCACCAGAACTATATCAATAACCACATAAATTCCGGTGGGGCAGGCGGAGATGACGGGGAGGACACACATCTAGCCGGATGGCTTCCTCGTGGGTTGCACGACAGTCGGGATCCTGTACATTTGAAGCTACTGTGCGGTGCCGATCTGCTGGAGTCCTTTGCTGTTCCAGGCCTGTGGGCAGAGGCCGATGTAAGTCTTGATATATTTG
Protein-coding sequences here:
- the LOC6729505 gene encoding protein phosphatase Slingshot isoform X1; the encoded protein is MALVTVQRSPSVAGSCSNSDGEAEDDEGNSKGNDRSECFFAGKGTALVLALKDIPPLTQSERRLSTDSTRSSNSTQSNNSDIQLHLQSMFYLLQREDTLKMAVKLESQRSNRTRYLVIASRSCCRSGTSDRRRHRIMRHHSVKVGGSAGTKSSTSPAVPTQRQLSVEQTATEASSKCDKSADKENATAAGDNKNTSGMEESCLLGIDCNERTTIGLVVPILADTTIHLDGDGGFSVKVYEKTHIFKPVSVQAMWSALQTLHKVSKKARENNFYASGPSHDWLSSYERRIESDQSCLNEWNAMDAIESRRPPSPDAIRNKPPEKEETESVIKMKLKAIMMSVDLDEVTSKYIRGRLEEILDMDLGEYKSFIDAEMLVILGQMDAPTKIFEHVYLGSEWNASNLEELQKNGVRHILNVTREIDNFFPGTFEYFNVRVYDDEKTNLLKYWDDTFRYITRAKAEGSKVLVHCKMGVSRSASVVIAYAMKAYQWEFQQALEHVKKRRSCIKPNKNFLNQLETYSGMLDAMKNKEKLQRSKSETNLKSTKDARLLPGSEPTPLIQALNQAKSKSTGEAGVTPDGEEEDGSRIHRRSIAQKSQRRMVRRSSSTSPKTQTAVVTKQQSQSMENLTPERSVAEEPKNMRFPGSNGENYSVTQNQVLHIQKHTPLSVRTRIHDLEAHRADQLPQQPVWTSLTKLITQTSHLGKSSSGSSSGNIDSRRDSSCSDVFSSQVDSVFAKDEGEKRQRRKTHSWTESFGPSGGIVLDPTPQQQKQQSNAILRPRGTRQRELPSRHASWGSGDNRCCLPQRTSSGSYYDSNRNTTAIFEGVIQDLKRSSNCNVIEGVAVAVEPIVGVGEGTVKRTKQKLEESTSLKKRCQEESQELLLETVDAGQRRCPSLYRSASSAHSPRQRQPLRCNSEELMHTSDIENKNTTPGDQEATVVLRAQGQTLADDQRISGNVQILKQNFEAKAGVVGTGGGGGGGTAAGSGSSSTIAASVSVVAGASSANPGKKTTSHQSLPSSPVAQHANHVSAASNSNSSASNSSDSSVSENCDRNVKGLVHKYQTTTSCSSQAAATPTVACAPLPPAGTASNISHACSTTTTTSFKQRPLSYYDRSLSNRSTHDYSDSRPPPAPVRISHSSNVQHQQQQQQQLQPEQQQVQIRRLAQHGKTHPLSRLSAPKTGFNTAAYNTILIHMIRSFRYSWAEYKK
- the LOC6729505 gene encoding protein phosphatase Slingshot isoform X2; this encodes MQVCSWPDDILIFSLTPRDGEAEDDEGNSKGNDRSECFFAGKGTALVLALKDIPPLTQSERRLSTDSTRSSNSTQSNNSDIQLHLQSMFYLLQREDTLKMAVKLESQRSNRTRYLVIASRSCCRSGTSDRRRHRIMRHHSVKVGGSAGTKSSTSPAVPTQRQLSVEQTATEASSKCDKSADKENATAAGDNKNTSGMEESCLLGIDCNERTTIGLVVPILADTTIHLDGDGGFSVKVYEKTHIFKPVSVQAMWSALQTLHKVSKKARENNFYASGPSHDWLSSYERRIESDQSCLNEWNAMDAIESRRPPSPDAIRNKPPEKEETESVIKMKLKAIMMSVDLDEVTSKYIRGRLEEILDMDLGEYKSFIDAEMLVILGQMDAPTKIFEHVYLGSEWNASNLEELQKNGVRHILNVTREIDNFFPGTFEYFNVRVYDDEKTNLLKYWDDTFRYITRAKAEGSKVLVHCKMGVSRSASVVIAYAMKAYQWEFQQALEHVKKRRSCIKPNKNFLNQLETYSGMLDAMKNKEKLQRSKSETNLKSTKDARLLPGSEPTPLIQALNQAKSKSTGEAGVTPDGEEEDGSRIHRRSIAQKSQRRMVRRSSSTSPKTQTAVVTKQQSQSMENLTPERSVAEEPKNMRFPGSNGENYSVTQNQVLHIQKHTPLSVRTRIHDLEAHRADQLPQQPVWTSLTKLITQTSHLGKSSSGSSSGNIDSRRDSSCSDVFSSQVDSVFAKDEGEKRQRRKTHSWTESFGPSGGIVLDPTPQQQKQQSNAILRPRGTRQRELPSRHASWGSGDNRCCLPQRTSSGSYYDSNRNTTAIFEGVIQDLKRSSNCNVIEGVAVAVEPIVGVGEGTVKRTKQKLEESTSLKKRCQEESQELLLETVDAGQRRCPSLYRSASSAHSPRQRQPLRCNSEELMHTSDIENKNTTPGDQEATVVLRAQGQTLADDQRISGNVQILKQNFEAKAGVVGTGGGGGGGTAAGSGSSSTIAASVSVVAGASSANPGKKTTSHQSLPSSPVAQHANHVSAASNSNSSASNSSDSSVSENCDRNVKGLVHKYQTTTSCSSQAAATPTVACAPLPPAGTASNISHACSTTTTTSFKQRPLSYYDRSLSNRSTHDYSDSRPPPAPVRISHSSNVQHQQQQQQQLQPEQQQVQIRRLAQHGKTHPLSRLSAPKTGFNTAAYNTILIHMIRSFRYSWAEYKK